A stretch of Phragmites australis chromosome 12, lpPhrAust1.1, whole genome shotgun sequence DNA encodes these proteins:
- the LOC133886463 gene encoding uncharacterized protein LOC133886463, which translates to MVTAQGEHGRTMTLVPGRALLLTSWLLLPFQSSLMCSCLELCLLLAVGDLSVYTSCLLIQSSATLRLERSKLRAGRPVMRSAPTAQAGALEWRLITEHRKFGTAPSPYQLCYSPILHWHALHLSASPSTASASASRRSSSPRGSNREQWEPTSQYEHSSIPATVKRSSTSRSSSPSATRGPARSSPCSRAPRQEPTAQVRDKQ; encoded by the exons ATGGTCACAGCTCAAGGTGAGCACGGCCGGACAATGACCTTGGTGCCCGGCCGTGCTCTTCTGTTGACTAGCTGGCTGCTGTTGCCATTCCAGTCAAGCTTGATGTGCTCTTGTTTGGAGCTTTGCCTGCTGCTGGCCGTCGGCGATTTGTCTGTTTATACATCTTG CCTATTAATCCAATCAAGCGCTACCTTAAGACTTGAAAGATCAAAGTTGAGAGCAGGTAGGCCGGTCATGCGCAGCGCGCCCACTGCCCAAGCCGGTGCTCTGGAGTGGCGTCTCATCACCGAACACCGGAAGTTCGGCACCGCCCCATCCCCATATCAATTATGCTATTCCCCAATTCTACATTGGCACG CGCTACATCTGTCAGCTTCGCCTTCGACCGCCTCGGCGTCCGCGTCCCGGCGCTCTTCATCTCCCCGTGGATCGAACCGGGAACAG TGGGAGCCGACGTCGCAGTATGAGCACTCGTCCATCCCAGCGACGGTGAAAAGATCTTCAACCTCAAGGAGTTCCTCACCAAGCGCGACGCGTGGGCCGGCACGTTCGAGTCCGTGCTCACGCGCGCCACGCCAAGAACCGACTGCCCAGGTGCGTGACAAGCAGTGA
- the LOC133887531 gene encoding hexose carrier protein HEX6-like isoform X1, translating to MAVSSIDAAGSKGRRYGGRITMFVALSCVTAAMGGAIFGYDLGTSGGVSSMGSFLKEFFPDVYRRMKGDVRVSNYCKFDSQLLTLFTSSLYISGLLTATLLSSWFTARHGRRPSMIIGGVAFLAGAAVSGAAVDVYMAILGRALLGVGLGFANQLKQNLQAVLLYLSEMAPARYRGAFSNGFQLTLCLGSLAANVINFGADKITGGWGWRLSLGLAGVPAAFFTLGAIFLPETPNSLVQQGLDRHKVKALLQKIRGTDAVDDELDDIVAANSVAQGGGNGLWLIVSQRRYRPQLVIAVLMPAFTQLSGINAIGFYAPVLLRTVGMGESASLLSTVVTVLIYTASTIVFMFVIDRFGRRTLLIAGSLQMLVSELLIGTIMAAKLGDEGGMGHAYAAALFVLLGVYVAGYSWSWGPMTWLVPTEVFPLEIRSAGQSITVASGFAFTIFVAQGFLAMLCRMKAWLFFFFAGWILAMTAFVYLFLPETKGLPIEQIGKVWREHWFWRRVVEVDQLHASDKL from the exons ATGGCCGTCAGTTCCATTGATGCCGCCGGCAGCAAGGGCCGGCGGTATGGCGGGAGAATCACCATGTTCGTGGCGCTCTCCTGCGTCACGGCGGCCATGGGCGGCGCCATCTTCGGCTACGACCTCGGAACCTCAG GCGGCGTGTCGTCCATGGGGTCATTCCTCAAGGAGTTCTTCCCGGACGTGTACCGGCGGATGAAGGGCGACGTGCGCGTCAGCAACTATTGCAAGTTCGACAGCCAGCTGCTGACACTCTTCACCTCCTCGCTCTACATCTCCGGCCTGCTCACCGCGACGCTCCTCTCGTCTTGGTTCACGGCCAGGCACGGTCGCCGGCCGTCCATGATCATCGGCGGTGTGGCGTTCCTCGCTGGAGCGGCGGTCAGCGGCGCAGCCGTGGATGTCTACATGGCCATCCTGGGCAGGGCGCTGCTCGGCGTTGGTCTTGGGTTCGCCAATCAG ctgaaacaaaATTTGCAGGCAGTTCTTTTGTACCTGTCTGAAATGGCTCCTGCACGATATCGTGGAGCATTCAGCAACGGCTTCCAACTCACCCTATGTCTTGGCTCTCTCGCCGCGAACGTCATCAACTTTGGTGCGGACAAGATCACCGGAGGCTGGGGCTGGAGGCTCTCGCTGGGCCTCGCCGGGGTCCCCGCCGCGTTCTTCACCCTCGGCGCCATCTTTCTGCCGGAGACGCCGAACAGCCTCGTGCAACAAGGCTTGGACCGTCACAAAGTCAAAGCACTGCTGCAGAAGATCAGAGGCACGGACGCCGTCGACGACGAGCTGGATGACATCGTCGCGGCGAACAGCGTGGCGCAGGGCGGCGGCAACGGCCTGTGGCTGATCGTTTCGCAGCGAAGATACCGGCCGCAGCTTGTAATCGCTGTCCTGATGCCGGCGTTCACGCAG CTTAGCGGGATCAATGCCATCGGGTTCTACGCGCCGGTGCTGCTGCGCACGGTCGGCATGGGCGAGAGCGCGTCCCTGCTGTCCACCGTCGTGACGGTCCTCATCTACACGGCGTCGACGATAGTATTCATGTTCGTCATCGACCGGTTCGGCCGGCGAACGCTCCTCATCGCCGGCAGCCTCCAGATGCTCGTCTCCGAGTTGCTGATCGGCACCATCATGGCGGCCAAGCTCGGGGACGAGGGCGGGATGGGCCACGCCTACGCGGCGGCCCTGTTCGTCCTCCTCGGCGTGTACGTGGCCGGGTACAGCTGGTCGTGGGGACCCATGACGTGGCTGGTGCCCACCGAGGTGTTCCCGCTGGAGATCCGGTCGGCGGGGCAGAGCATCACGGTGGCGTCGGGGTTCGCGTTCACCATCTTCGTCGCGCAGGGGTTCCTCGCCATGCTGTGCCGGATGAAGGCATGgctgttcttcttcttcgccgGGTGGATCCTGGCGATGACGGCTTTCGTGTACCTCTTCTTGCCGGAGACGAAGGGGCTGCCCATCGAGCAGATCGGGAAGGTGTGGAGGGAGCACTGGTTCTGGAGGAGGGTTGTGGAGGTGGATCAACTGCATGCCAGTGACAAGCTGTGA
- the LOC133887531 gene encoding hexose carrier protein HEX6-like isoform X2, with product MAVSSIDAAGSKGRRYGGRITMFVALSCVTAAMGGAIFGYDLGTSGGVSSMGSFLKEFFPDVYRRMKGDVRVSNYCKFDSQLLTLFTSSLYISGLLTATLLSSWFTARHGRRPSMIIGGVAFLAGAAVSGAAVDVYMAILGRALLGVGLGFANQAVLLYLSEMAPARYRGAFSNGFQLTLCLGSLAANVINFGADKITGGWGWRLSLGLAGVPAAFFTLGAIFLPETPNSLVQQGLDRHKVKALLQKIRGTDAVDDELDDIVAANSVAQGGGNGLWLIVSQRRYRPQLVIAVLMPAFTQLSGINAIGFYAPVLLRTVGMGESASLLSTVVTVLIYTASTIVFMFVIDRFGRRTLLIAGSLQMLVSELLIGTIMAAKLGDEGGMGHAYAAALFVLLGVYVAGYSWSWGPMTWLVPTEVFPLEIRSAGQSITVASGFAFTIFVAQGFLAMLCRMKAWLFFFFAGWILAMTAFVYLFLPETKGLPIEQIGKVWREHWFWRRVVEVDQLHASDKL from the exons ATGGCCGTCAGTTCCATTGATGCCGCCGGCAGCAAGGGCCGGCGGTATGGCGGGAGAATCACCATGTTCGTGGCGCTCTCCTGCGTCACGGCGGCCATGGGCGGCGCCATCTTCGGCTACGACCTCGGAACCTCAG GCGGCGTGTCGTCCATGGGGTCATTCCTCAAGGAGTTCTTCCCGGACGTGTACCGGCGGATGAAGGGCGACGTGCGCGTCAGCAACTATTGCAAGTTCGACAGCCAGCTGCTGACACTCTTCACCTCCTCGCTCTACATCTCCGGCCTGCTCACCGCGACGCTCCTCTCGTCTTGGTTCACGGCCAGGCACGGTCGCCGGCCGTCCATGATCATCGGCGGTGTGGCGTTCCTCGCTGGAGCGGCGGTCAGCGGCGCAGCCGTGGATGTCTACATGGCCATCCTGGGCAGGGCGCTGCTCGGCGTTGGTCTTGGGTTCGCCAATCAG GCAGTTCTTTTGTACCTGTCTGAAATGGCTCCTGCACGATATCGTGGAGCATTCAGCAACGGCTTCCAACTCACCCTATGTCTTGGCTCTCTCGCCGCGAACGTCATCAACTTTGGTGCGGACAAGATCACCGGAGGCTGGGGCTGGAGGCTCTCGCTGGGCCTCGCCGGGGTCCCCGCCGCGTTCTTCACCCTCGGCGCCATCTTTCTGCCGGAGACGCCGAACAGCCTCGTGCAACAAGGCTTGGACCGTCACAAAGTCAAAGCACTGCTGCAGAAGATCAGAGGCACGGACGCCGTCGACGACGAGCTGGATGACATCGTCGCGGCGAACAGCGTGGCGCAGGGCGGCGGCAACGGCCTGTGGCTGATCGTTTCGCAGCGAAGATACCGGCCGCAGCTTGTAATCGCTGTCCTGATGCCGGCGTTCACGCAG CTTAGCGGGATCAATGCCATCGGGTTCTACGCGCCGGTGCTGCTGCGCACGGTCGGCATGGGCGAGAGCGCGTCCCTGCTGTCCACCGTCGTGACGGTCCTCATCTACACGGCGTCGACGATAGTATTCATGTTCGTCATCGACCGGTTCGGCCGGCGAACGCTCCTCATCGCCGGCAGCCTCCAGATGCTCGTCTCCGAGTTGCTGATCGGCACCATCATGGCGGCCAAGCTCGGGGACGAGGGCGGGATGGGCCACGCCTACGCGGCGGCCCTGTTCGTCCTCCTCGGCGTGTACGTGGCCGGGTACAGCTGGTCGTGGGGACCCATGACGTGGCTGGTGCCCACCGAGGTGTTCCCGCTGGAGATCCGGTCGGCGGGGCAGAGCATCACGGTGGCGTCGGGGTTCGCGTTCACCATCTTCGTCGCGCAGGGGTTCCTCGCCATGCTGTGCCGGATGAAGGCATGgctgttcttcttcttcgccgGGTGGATCCTGGCGATGACGGCTTTCGTGTACCTCTTCTTGCCGGAGACGAAGGGGCTGCCCATCGAGCAGATCGGGAAGGTGTGGAGGGAGCACTGGTTCTGGAGGAGGGTTGTGGAGGTGGATCAACTGCATGCCAGTGACAAGCTGTGA